Proteins encoded in a region of the Zea mays cultivar B73 chromosome 4, Zm-B73-REFERENCE-NAM-5.0, whole genome shotgun sequence genome:
- the LOC100279157 gene encoding uncharacterized protein LOC100279157, which produces MPISRTRWPPAAGAPSPPQQAAQGTVSAVAPKRRPVVGSRSRPAKEAEATARLPSADYYSELKTLEHVEKTKKYQGKLAAQLKAKYFSNKTFEKGYVFEEIVIGSKTIRLSRWPFTRLFADPAKFCQEKSSTVKDMSPSLTGEAM; this is translated from the exons ATGCCGATCTCCCGGACACGGtggcctcccgctgccggagcgCCATCGCCGCCGCAGCAAGCGGCGCAGGGTACGGTTTCCGCCGTGGCGCCGAAGCGTCGACCCGTCGTG GGTTCCCGTTCTCGGCCCGCGAAGGAGGCGGAGGCCACGGCTCGACTTCCGTCTGCGGACTACTACTC AGAGCTAAAGACCCTGGAGCATGTAGAGAAAACCAAAAAATATCAGGGTAAGCTTGCAGCACAGTTGAAGGCCAAATATTTTTCCAACAAGACTTTTGAAAAAG GATACGTGTTCGAAGAAATTGTTATAGGGTCCAAGACCATCCGGCTAAGCAG GTGGCCGTTTACAAGGTTGTTTGCAGATCCAGCAAAATTTTGCCAAGAAAAGAGCTCTACTGTGAAGGACATGTCTCCATCTCTGACTGGTGAAGCCATGTGA
- the LOC103654461 gene encoding basic leucine zipper 43 — MYHHHFHGEVDSLRFLSPPTTASFAAAHHQHMNMPLPPPAYYLAIDGDAACFDELDTIVREAAAHLGGNSNNESPSLSGSGSDSAAAADQERRRRRMVSNRESARRSRVRKQRQLSELWAQVSHLRGANRRLLDDLNRALRSCADARRENARLRDEKAQLANRLHQLLIIAG, encoded by the coding sequence ATGTACCACCATCATTTCCATGGCGAGGTGGACAGCCTCCGCTTCCTGTCCCCTCCGACGACCGCTTCCTTCGCCGCCGCGCACCACCAGCACATGAACATGCCCTTGCCGCCTCCGGCATACTACTTAGCCATCGACGGCGACGCGGCTTGCTTTGATGAGCTTGACACCATCGTGCGGGAAGCCGCAGCCCACCTCGGCGGCAACAGCAACAATGAGTCGCCCAGCCTGTCGGGCTCGGGCTCCGACAGCGCAGCGGCGGCCGACCAGGAGCGCCGGCGCCGCCGGATGGTGTCCAACCGCGAGTCGGCGCGGCGGTCGCGCGTGCGCAAGCAGCGGCAGCTCAGCGAGCTGTGGGCGCAGGTGTCGCACCTCCGCGGCGCCAACCGCCGCCTCCTCGACGACCTCAACCGCGCTCTCAGGAGCTGCGCCGACGCCCGCCGCGAGAACGCGCGCCTCAGGGACGAGAAGGCCCAGCTGGCCAACAGGCTCCACCAGCTGCTCATCATCGCCGGCTGA